Genomic DNA from Bacillota bacterium:
TTCCAGCACCGCCCGCAGCTCCTCGCGCAGCGTCTCCCGCGCCGGCGCGTCCAGCGCCGAGAGCGGCTCGTCCAGCAGAAAGAGCTCCGGCTCGCGCACCAGCGCCCGCGCCAGCGCCACCCGCTGCCGCTCGCCGCCGCTCAGCGTGGCCGGGCGGCGGTCGGCCAGCGACTCGATGCCCAGCAGGCGGAGCGCCTCCTCCGGCGTCCAGCGCGGCCGACCCTCCCTCCCGTCGCGGAAGCGGAGGGGGAAGCGGACGTTCTCCAGCACCGTCCGGTGCGGGAAGAGGGCGTACTCCTGGACCACGTATCCCACCCGCCGCCGCTCCGGCGGCTCGCCGGTCACGTCCCGCCCGGCGATCCGCACCCGCCCCCGCGCCGGCGCCTGGAAGCCGGCCAGCGTGCGCAGGAGGAGCGTCTTGCCGGCGCCGCTGGGCCCCAGCACGGCCAGCACCTCGCCCGCCTGCAGGCGCAGGTCGAGGGGCCCGAGCCGGAAGCCGGGCACCTCGACCCGCAGGCCGCCCACCTCCAGCCCGCTCACGGCCGCCGCCCGGGGTGCGACCCCGCCGGAAGAGCACGCCCGACCAGCGCGCGCAAGAGGACGAAGGAGCCCAGCGTCACCGCCAGGAGGAGCAGCGCCGCCGCCGCCGAGTCGGCCAGCCCGCCGCTGAGGAAAAGCTCGTAGATCTTGACCGGCGCCGTCTCCGGGTAGTAGGCGAGGACGATGACGGCGCCGAACTCGGCGATGGCGCGCGCGTACGTCAGCACCAGCCCCGAGGCGATCCCGCGCCAGGCCAGCGGCAGCGTCACCTCCAGGAAGGCCGCCCCCGGGCCCGCCCCCAGCGAGCGCGCCGCCATCTCCAGCTGCGGGTCGACGGCCGCCACCGCCTCCCGCGCGGCGTTCACCATGTACGGCACGCTGACGAAGAGCATGGCCACCACCACGCCGGCGAAGCTCCCCCAGAAGCGGACCCCCGCCAGCGCCGCCAGCCGCCCCAGCGGCCCGGTGCGGCCGAAGGCGAAGAGGAGGGCGATGCCGGCGACGGTGTGCGGCACGGCCAGCGGCAGGTCGACCAGCGCCTCGAGCCAGCGCTTGCCCCGGAAGGAGCGCCGGGCGAGCAGGTAGCCCAGCGGCGTGCCCAGCAGCCCGGCCAGGAGCGCCGTCGTCGCCGCCGCCTCCAGGCTGAGCGCCACCGCCGCGCGCACGTCGGCCATCCCCGCCACGGCCAGGAGCCGGGCCGGCTGCTGGGCGAGGAGGAGCTCCACGATAGGCAGGGCGATGAAGAGGAGGAGCAAACCGCCCAGCAGCCAGAAGGCCAGGAAGAGCGGCGACCTCCCTCCCACGGCTCCTCACCCCGCCGGCCAGGGCTCGACGTCGTCGCGCAGCTCCTCCGGCACCTTCCCGACGTCGCTGGCCATGGGCTTGGCCGGCAGGCCGAAGCCGTCCCTGGCCAGGACGGTGCGCCCCTCGGTCAAAAGGAAGGCCACCCACTGCCGCGCCAGCTCGGGGTGCGGAGCGTTG
This window encodes:
- a CDS encoding ATP-binding cassette domain-containing protein, which encodes MSGLEVGGLRVEVPGFRLGPLDLRLQAGEVLAVLGPSGAGKTLLLRTLAGFQAPARGRVRIAGRDVTGEPPERRRVGYVVQEYALFPHRTVLENVRFPLRFRDGREGRPRWTPEEALRLLGIESLADRRPATLSGGERQRVALARALVREPELFLLDEPLSALDAPARETLREELRAVLE
- a CDS encoding ABC transporter permease; amino-acid sequence: MGGRSPLFLAFWLLGGLLLLFIALPIVELLLAQQPARLLAVAGMADVRAAVALSLEAAATTALLAGLLGTPLGYLLARRSFRGKRWLEALVDLPLAVPHTVAGIALLFAFGRTGPLGRLAALAGVRFWGSFAGVVVAMLFVSVPYMVNAAREAVAAVDPQLEMAARSLGAGPGAAFLEVTLPLAWRGIASGLVLTYARAIAEFGAVIVLAYYPETAPVKIYELFLSGGLADSAAAALLLLAVTLGSFVLLRALVGRALPAGSHPGRRP